Part of the Caulifigura coniformis genome, TCAACTGGAGGTGGTGACATTCGAGTCAGTCGACGAGTTCCGACGTCGATTCCAGACGTCACCCTTCCGGAATGACTGCATCCTGCTGGAGTCGCGCTCCAGCTCGTCGCTCGACCTGACGTCGCTGATCGAAGTCCGCCGGATGGCGCCGGCGGGGGCGGTCATTCTTCTGACGACCAATTGCAGTCATGCGAACCTGATGACGGCTCTACGCTGCGGAGCGACCGACGTGATCAACGGGCCGGTCGACGCCGTGACGCTTTTTCAGCGGCTGGACGACTACTTTGAATCGCGGCCGCCGAAGACGTTCCGGATCGACCGCCCGCAGGCGATCGCCGGCATTGCCAGCCTGACCCGCTGCGAACGTGAAGTGCTGCAGCTGGTTCTGGCGGCGATGACGACGCAGCAGATCTCGCGCAGCCTGCACGTCGGTCCGCAGACGGTGGCCAAGCACAAGCAGCAGATCCTCCGCAAACTGGGGGTGCGGAACGACGTGGAACTCGTGCTGGAGATCGTGGGCAATCAGACGCAAACCGATCATTTTTCCGGCCTGAGCTGAATTCGAGAGCTAGGCTTCCGTTGGTTTTCAACGTCGCTCTTTCGCGATCCGGGGTGATGGATGCTCATTCCACCTCAGCCAGACGGTCCTGTCGTCCGTGTCGTGGATGACGACCCATCGGTGTGCGGGCTGATCACGTCGCTGCTGACCGGACACGGGCTGCGGGTGCAGACCTACCGGAATGCCATGGATTTCTTTCAGGCGTTCGACCCCGCGGTTCCCGGCTGCCTGGTGAGCGACGTTCGGATGCCCGGCATGACGGGGATCGAGCTGCAGGAACGGCTCAAGGAGCGCGGCTGGCTGATCCCGACGATCATCATTTCGGGCGATCTCGACGTTCCCACGGCGCTGCGCGCCATGAAGAATCATCCGGTCGACGTGCTGGAGAAACCGTTTCTGCCGCGAGTTTTGCTCGAGCGGGTGCGGCACGCGATCGAAATCGATCAACGGACCCGCGAAGAGGTGTCGCGATCTGAGGATGTCACGCGGAAGCTGGCCAGCCTGACGTCCCGCGAGAGGGAAGTTCTGCAACTCGTCGTCTCGGGGCACGCCAACAAACATGTCGCGCGCTCGCTCGACATTACCGAGAAGACAGTGGAGGCGCATCGCGGCCGGCTGATGAAAAAGCTGGGCGCGCGAAATGTCGTCGAGCTGGTGCGGATGACGGTCGATTCGGACTCGGCCGTCCGATCGTGACGCTGTGAGAGACCCGCGCGATCGAGGTCGCGCGGCCGCTTTGTGACGCCGGAGGCAACGGCAGTTACTCGAGGAGGAAGACGTCTTTGGCGGCGGGGAGCGGGTCGGCCGGGTCGATCAGGCAGTTGAGGACATCGAGGATGCGGAGGCTTCCGCAGACGATCCCGGAGCGGAAGGTCCCGTTTCCGGTGAGGATGACGTGTCCCCATTTGGCGTAAATGTTTCCGCCGAACTCGACGTTTCCGAGCAAGGCCTGACGGATCAGAAGGATCGGGCGGCGATCCATGCGGCGCTGCATGAGCAGCATGCCGTGATAGGGGCTTCCGGGTGAGTTCAATCCGCTGAAGCGGTTTCCGGGGAGCGCCGTGTCGATCAGGACGCTGGGAACCAGGCTGAGCACTCCGGGGTTTCCGGGGTCCGTCTCGCCTTCGGCCGCGTCCGGAAGCCCGGTGGCGGAGGAGTAGCTGGTGGTGTCGGTGACGTAGAACATCACTCCGTCGGCCTGCACTTCGCCGGCCAGCATGTTCAGGCTGATCTGGGTGAGCGGATTCTTGCCGCGGATGATGTAGATCCCGGGCTCGAAGATGACCCTGCCGGAAACAATCTGGATCCAGTCGTAGACGCCGGGGCGGAGCGTCGTGGGAGGTCCGATAAGCGGAATGCCGATGACGGTCGGGGCGCCGCGGTAGGTGGTGTCGACGTTCGTGGAATCGGACGCGACAGATGGCGGGGGGACGTTCGCATAGGGGTCGGGGACGGGAAATCGGTTGGCTTTCAGCGGCAGTTCACCGCCGCCGGTGAAGGGTTGATAGCAGTCAGGGTTGTCGACGCCTCCGACAACGCGCAAGTCGCGGCAGCGGACACGGGTGAGTGGCAGGAGTGGCGTGCAGGAGCAGGCGCGGCGGAGACCGCGGCGACCGATGCGGTCTCCGTTCTCGTCGAAGCCTCCCCAGGAATTGTTCACATGGATCGCACCGTCAACGCGCACGGCGCCGAGTCCGAGCACCTCCAGCCCGCCGAGCAGGGGCATGACCGAGGGGAGCGAGATCGGCAGTCCGAGGAGGTTCAGTTCCGGCGGATCAGGATCGAGGATGACGAGCGCTGCCGGCGCGGTGGTGACCTGCCTTCCCGCGACGGCGCGGACGCGAACCGAATCGGTCCCGCCAAACCGCATCAGGTGGGTCTGCACGGGAACCGTGACAATCACCTCAACGTGGTCCTCGTCTCCGGCGTACTCCCCGACCGTGGGGGGCACATGCGTGGTGACAGTCGCGTTCGGGAGCTGGTTCAGCACCTTGATATATCGCTCGGCGACAGACGCGGGGGATGCTTCTCCGTAGGCGATCTCGGCAGCGGCCGCGGAGGCGGCGGCATCCGCGGCATGCTGCGCTTTGCGCGATGCGGCGGTCAGGAGTCCGCCGTCCAGGACGAGTCCGGCGACCGCCAGGATCGAGGGGATCAAGACGGCGAACAGGACGAGGAGCTTTCCCGAGCGCGGAGCAGAGCTCCGTTCGATGCCGGTCGAAATGGATGGCGATCGATGCATGAATTGGGCCCTGATTCAATTCGCGATGAGCATTGTCGAGCGGGCAGTCAGGTTCCACTTCGCTCCGAACAGGCGGGGAATCACCGTCGGCGCTTCCGATGAGAGCTCGACCTGGATCTTCTTCCCGGCACTGTTCGCTCCATCGAGCCACTGCACCTTGATGCCGACGATGGAGGGGGTGAGTGTCGCCAGCAGCGGGCGAATGGCCGCCGCAATCGGGTGCGTGTCGGCGGCGGTTCCGGTCCATGTCGTCGGCTGCATCGCCGTTTTGCTGAACTCGCCGGCGACGATGACCCGGCGCGCTGCGCGGCAGGCGCATTCGGTCAGCATTGTCTGGCGCTGCACGGTCAGCGCGACATCGAGCCCGGAGAACAGGATCAGGAACGCGACGGGCAGCACGATGGCGGCCTCTACCGCAGCGACGCCCCGTCGCCGGCGGGCTGTTCGACCGATTCGATGTTGGCCAGGATTTACTGTCATCGGATCTGCCGCACGGTGACCGAGTGACGGAGGTTGATGCGACTGCCGGGAGTGACCCAGAACAGGGTCCATCCGACCGGATAGCTGGCTTCAATCGTGACGAGCGTGTGGAGGTCCGCTTCGACTTCTGTCGTGATGTCGACGGTGAGCAGAGCGGGATCGAAGCGGTTCAGGTTCGCGCTTTCGAGGAGGACCGCGTCGCGGAGCCTCAGCTTCCACCCGTTTGCCTCGTCCTCCGAGAACCGATTCGACATCGCGTAGTCGCCGCCGATCCGCACGGCGTTCGAGAGCGTCATGTCGGCCTTGATGATCCGGCCCAGGTCGGCGATGCCGCCGATGACGGTGACCAGGATGGGCAGGACGAGGACGAGTTCCATCGCGGCGGTGGCCTGCCGCGGTTCGGGCGGGGCGTCAGTCCCGGGAAGCCAGGCGCGGTTATTTGCGATCATTGACCATCCCCGTCTTCGAGAACTGCTCGACGATCTGGATGGCGGCCGGACCGGCGAGCACCACAAAGATGATCGGGAAGAGCAGGATCAGCGTAGGAAGCAGGATCTTCACGGCGGCGATCTGGGCGGCTTCTTCGGCCCGCTGTTCGCGTTGTTCGCGGAGCGAATCGGCGAGGCTGCGAAGGGTGGTGGCGATGCGCGACCCGAATCGCCGGGCCTGGCTGCAGGCGTTCGCGAGAGTCCTGAGGATGTCGACGTCTGACCGCTCGGCAAAGTTGAGGAGGGCGCGGTCGGCGGTGGCGCCGAGTTCGATGTCGCGCTGCACGCGCGCCAGTTCGCTTCCGAGAACGGGATGCGCCACCTGAAGTTCATCGGTAATGCGCTGCAGGGCCCCTTCCAGGCTCATTCCGGCGTCGAGGCAGGCGACCATGAGGTCGAGGAAGTCGGGCAAGGCGGACTGGAGCGACTGCTGGCGACGACGGGTGCGCAGTTTCAGGTAGTGGCCGGGCGCGAGGAAGCCGAGGCATCCTCCGAGGAGCGCGCCGAGCAGGTCATCGAGGACGCGGGGCGGGAGTGACCGGGCGAACCAGATGCCAAGGAGGGCGCCGACGGCTCCCACGAGGAGTTGCATCGTGGAGAAAACCGAGACGGCCGCCGGGGCCTGGAATCCAGCATGCAACAGGCGATTCCGAAGGGTGCCGATCGACGCTTCGTTGCGCGGCCCCAGTTGGCGCAGGAGCCGGTGGAGGAAACCGTCGGACTTCGCGCGACGGTCGTCATTCGATGTCAGCGAGCGGATGCGGTTGTCGACCCTTCGGTCCGACTGGACGAGAATCATCAACGCGGTGAAGACGGCTCCGAAGGCCGCCAGCCCCGTCCACACATGCGCATAATCCTGAAGGATGCCGGCCATCACGATCGTCGATCCGGGAGGAGGGGTTCAGAAGGGAATGCGGACGATGC contains:
- a CDS encoding TadE/TadG family type IV pilus assembly protein — encoded protein: MIANNRAWLPGTDAPPEPRQATAAMELVLVLPILVTVIGGIADLGRIIKADMTLSNAVRIGGDYAMSNRFSEDEANGWKLRLRDAVLLESANLNRFDPALLTVDITTEVEADLHTLVTIEASYPVGWTLFWVTPGSRINLRHSVTVRQIR
- a CDS encoding pilus assembly protein TadG-related protein, which gives rise to MHRSPSISTGIERSSAPRSGKLLVLFAVLIPSILAVAGLVLDGGLLTAASRKAQHAADAAASAAAAEIAYGEASPASVAERYIKVLNQLPNATVTTHVPPTVGEYAGDEDHVEVIVTVPVQTHLMRFGGTDSVRVRAVAGRQVTTAPAALVILDPDPPELNLLGLPISLPSVMPLLGGLEVLGLGAVRVDGAIHVNNSWGGFDENGDRIGRRGLRRACSCTPLLPLTRVRCRDLRVVGGVDNPDCYQPFTGGGELPLKANRFPVPDPYANVPPPSVASDSTNVDTTYRGAPTVIGIPLIGPPTTLRPGVYDWIQIVSGRVIFEPGIYIIRGKNPLTQISLNMLAGEVQADGVMFYVTDTTSYSSATGLPDAAEGETDPGNPGVLSLVPSVLIDTALPGNRFSGLNSPGSPYHGMLLMQRRMDRRPILLIRQALLGNVEFGGNIYAKWGHVILTGNGTFRSGIVCGSLRILDVLNCLIDPADPLPAAKDVFLLE
- a CDS encoding response regulator transcription factor, with product MLIPPQPDGPVVRVVDDDPSVCGLITSLLTGHGLRVQTYRNAMDFFQAFDPAVPGCLVSDVRMPGMTGIELQERLKERGWLIPTIIISGDLDVPTALRAMKNHPVDVLEKPFLPRVLLERVRHAIEIDQRTREEVSRSEDVTRKLASLTSREREVLQLVVSGHANKHVARSLDITEKTVEAHRGRLMKKLGARNVVELVRMTVDSDSAVRS
- a CDS encoding TadE family protein, translated to MDPVLGHSRQSHQPPSLGHRAADPMTVNPGQHRIGRTARRRRGVAAVEAAIVLPVAFLILFSGLDVALTVQRQTMLTECACRAARRVIVAGEFSKTAMQPTTWTGTAADTHPIAAAIRPLLATLTPSIVGIKVQWLDGANSAGKKIQVELSSEAPTVIPRLFGAKWNLTARSTMLIAN
- a CDS encoding LuxR C-terminal-related transcriptional regulator encodes the protein MHTSAPMRAIQLVQCDKDLEQAISGEIQERQLEVVTFESVDEFRRRFQTSPFRNDCILLESRSSSSLDLTSLIEVRRMAPAGAVILLTTNCSHANLMTALRCGATDVINGPVDAVTLFQRLDDYFESRPPKTFRIDRPQAIAGIASLTRCEREVLQLVLAAMTTQQISRSLHVGPQTVAKHKQQILRKLGVRNDVELVLEIVGNQTQTDHFSGLS
- a CDS encoding type II secretion system F family protein → MAGILQDYAHVWTGLAAFGAVFTALMILVQSDRRVDNRIRSLTSNDDRRAKSDGFLHRLLRQLGPRNEASIGTLRNRLLHAGFQAPAAVSVFSTMQLLVGAVGALLGIWFARSLPPRVLDDLLGALLGGCLGFLAPGHYLKLRTRRRQQSLQSALPDFLDLMVACLDAGMSLEGALQRITDELQVAHPVLGSELARVQRDIELGATADRALLNFAERSDVDILRTLANACSQARRFGSRIATTLRSLADSLREQREQRAEEAAQIAAVKILLPTLILLFPIIFVVLAGPAAIQIVEQFSKTGMVNDRK